The following DNA comes from Streptomyces sp. NBC_00690.
GAGAGCGGATTCATGGTCAGGGCCTGCATGATGAGCCCGGAGCCGCCGAGAGCTGCTCCCACGGCGAGGCCGAGGAAGCTGCGCGGTATGCGCTCCGTCCACAGCACATGGGAGTTGAAGCCGGTGCCGTCCGGGTCCAGCAGGATGCTGATGACTTCGGCGGGCGCGATGGAACGGGCACCGAGGCCGATGCTGCCGATCAGCACGGCGACCAGGGTGATGAGGCTCAGCACCGCCACCGTCGTACCGCGCGAGGACTTGGTCCTCGCCGGTGGCGGTGGTGACGTCGCCAGCGGGGACGTGTCAGTCATGGGTCTGCTCTGGGCTCCTTACCTGGACAAGCGACAGGTAAGGTTACCCTTACTGCGATTCCGGGCAGTCCAAGGCCGGAGTCAGATCGTTCACACTCAGGGGTCAGATTGACCCCGCCGCCTGGAGGTTGTCGTGGCCAAGAGCGCCCTGTTGTCCGAGGCCGGGACCACGGAAGAGTCCCGGACGTTTTCCACTCATCCAGCACCTTCGACCGTTTTGCCCTCCATGGTGACCCCGTCCATGGCGACCGACCTCCCGGTGTCGGACGTCCTTTCGGTGGGATCCGGGGCACTGGACGGAGCGCCGGCGGCTGCTCTGCCCTCCGTGGATTCCGTGGATGACGACTTCATCGCCGCCGGCGGGCACCCCACCCACGTACACGACTTCCACCAGTTCCTGTATGTACCGCTCGGCCGGATCGTCATCACGGCGCTGGGGCGGGACTACGAGTTGTCCCCGTCCGTGGCCCTGTGGATACCGGCCGGAATCCCGCACAGCGCCCGCTTCGACCTCGACTCCCTGTTCGTCGTCGAGACGTTCACCACCGAGCGCCACCACCTGCCGTACGCGGAGACGACGGTCGTCAACGTCACGGACACCCAGCGCCGGATGCTGTTGGGGCGGATGCGCTGCTCGGAGTCGCACCACGATGACTCAGCTGTCTTCGCCGCCCTGTCGAACGGTCATCCGGACTGCCTTCCCCTGCCCCAGCCCACCAGTCACGCGGCCAGCACGGTGGCCAGGGCACTCATCCGGATGCCCAGCGATCCCCGCACGGCCACCGAGTGGGCGGAGAGCCTCTACACGAACTCGACCAGCCTGCGCCGTGCCTTTCGGGCCGAGACCGGGCTGGCGTTCTCCGAGTGGCGCACCCGCCTGCGGCTCAACCACTCGCTCGACCTGCTCGCCCAGGGGCATCTGGTGAGCACGGTGGCGGCGCGGGTCGGATTCGTCAGCACGAACGGCTACATCCTCGCCTTCCGCAAGTACTTCGACCAGACGCCCGGCGCCTATGTACGTCGAACGTCCCCCGCGTCGGCGGCTTGAGGGTCCGTCGCGTGCAGACCTGGATGTCCGCCGAGCCGGGCCCGCGGCGTCAGCGGGGCAGGTCCAGCTCGGCCCGTACCGTCTTGCCCAGGGGTGCACGATCCAGCACGTCCCATCGATCGGCGAGCGCGTTCACGATCAGCAGCCCCCGCCCACGGGAGTAGCCGGCCGACGGCCTACCGAGCTCACCGGGCCCGGGCGGGTGCCTGTCCGCCCGGGCGTCCGACACTTCGATCACCAGCACCTCGCCGGGAACGTGGGTGAGGGTCAATTCGAAGTCCCTCCCGGGCACCCATCCGTGGGTGACGGCGTTGGCCGCCA
Coding sequences within:
- a CDS encoding helix-turn-helix transcriptional regulator, which translates into the protein MATDLPVSDVLSVGSGALDGAPAAALPSVDSVDDDFIAAGGHPTHVHDFHQFLYVPLGRIVITALGRDYELSPSVALWIPAGIPHSARFDLDSLFVVETFTTERHHLPYAETTVVNVTDTQRRMLLGRMRCSESHHDDSAVFAALSNGHPDCLPLPQPTSHAASTVARALIRMPSDPRTATEWAESLYTNSTSLRRAFRAETGLAFSEWRTRLRLNHSLDLLAQGHLVSTVAARVGFVSTNGYILAFRKYFDQTPGAYVRRTSPASAA
- a CDS encoding ATP-binding protein, whose amino-acid sequence is MTFCATQESPVTVRVFRQGFGSTPRGAWFARHLALHQFCCWGIPHRSELSDDALVLVGELAANAVTHGWVPGRDFELTLTHVPGEVLVIEVSDARADRHPPGPGELGRPSAGYSRGRGLLIVNALADRWDVLDRAPLGKTVRAELDLPR